One Malania oleifera isolate guangnan ecotype guangnan chromosome 9, ASM2987363v1, whole genome shotgun sequence DNA segment encodes these proteins:
- the LOC131164272 gene encoding beta-xylosidase/alpha-L-arabinofuranosidase 2-like has translation MALARSRAPKVSVSPVMICSCLCAILSWLDTARVSAQSSPVFACDVASNPGSSSFPFCDKSLGVAARVGDLVKRLTLQEKVGFLVNKAGNVSRLGIPNYEWWSEALHGVSNVGPGSKFSNVVPGATSFPMVILTAASFNASLFETIGRVVSTEARAMYNVGLAGLTFWSPNINIFRDPRWGRGQETAGEDPLLSSKYGSSYVRGLQQRDDGNPDGLKVAACCKHYTAYDLDNWKGVDRYHFNALVTKQDLDDTFQPPFKSCVLDGNVASVMCSYNQVNGKPTCADPDLLTGVIRGEWKLNGYIVSDCDSLDVFYNSQHYTKTPEEAAAKAILAGLDLNCGTFLRQHTEAAVKAGLVSEAAVDTAISNNFATLMRLGFFDGDPKSLPYGNLGPKDVCTPANQELARDAARQGIVLLKNSPSSLPLSPTTIKSLAVIGPNANVTKTMIGNYEGIPCKYTTPLQGLTATVPTTYVPGCADVACGSAQVDQAKAAASSSDATVLVVGANQAIEAESRDRTDLLLPGQQQLLVTEVAKAAKGPVILVIMSGGAFDVTFAKNDVKITSILWVGYPGEAGGAAIADVIFGFYNPGGRLPMTWYPQSYADKVPMTNMNMRPDPATGYPGRTYRFYTGETVFSFGDGLSYSQFTHHLAEAPKRVSIPLADGHVCRMSRCKSVDAVDKGCSNLAYDVHLRVKNAGSMSGGHTVFMFFTPPAAHKAPRKHLLGFEKVWLTPRGEALVRFKLDVCRDLSVVDEEGNRKVSLGLHVLHVGSLKHSLNVRI, from the exons ATGGCCCTTGCGCGAAGCAGAGCACCGAAGGTCTCTGTTTCCCCTGTTATGATCTGTTCCTGCCTCTGCGCCATTCTTTCTTGGTTGGATACCGCCCGGGTTTCTGCACAGTCATCGCCCGTTTTTGCCTGCGATGTCGCCAGTAATCCCGGGTCGTCGAGCTTCCCGTTCTGCGATAAGTCGCTGGGGGTTGCGGCCAGGGTGGGGGATTTGGTGAAGAGGCTCACATTGCAGGAGAAGGTTGGGTTCTTGGTGAACAAGGCGGGGAATGTGAGCAGGCTTGGGATTCCCAACTACGAGTGGTGGTCGGAGGCTTTACATGGAGTGTCTAACGTCGGCCCGGGCAGCAAGTTCTCCAATGTGGTTCCCGGAGCTACCAGCTTCCCCATGGTCATTCTCACTGCCGCTTCCTTCAATGCCTCTTTGTTTGAAACCATTGGCAGG GTGGTTTCAACTGAGGCCAGAGCAATGTACAATGTGGGTCTAGCTGGGCTAACATTTTGGTCCCCAAACATTAACATATTTAGGGACCCCAGATGGGGAAGAGGCCAGGAGACTGCCGGTGAAGACCCGCTGCTGTCCAGCAAATATGGGTCGAGTTACGTCCGAGGCCTACAACAGAGAGACGATGGCAACCCGGATGGGCTCAAGGTTGCTGCTTGTTGCAAACATTACACTGCTTATGATTTGGATAACTGGAAAGGGGTCGATCGCTACCACTTCAATGCATTG GTAACAAAGCAAGATTTGGATGACACATTTCAACCCCCATTCAAGAGCTGTGTTCTAGATGGAAATGTGGCCAGTGTGATGTGCTCCTACAACCAGGTTAATGGCAAGCCGACTTGCGCCGATCCCGATCTCCTCACCGGGGTCATCCGGGGCGAATGGAAATTAAATGG GTACATAGTCTCTGATTGTGATTCTTTAGACGTGTTCTATAATAGCCAACACTATACCAAGACTCCAGAGGAGGCTGCTGCCAAAGCTATATTGGCAG GGCTGGATCTGAACTGCGGTACTTTTCTACGGCAACACACAGAAGCAGCAGTGAAGGCGGGACTGGTGAGCGAGGCGGCGGTGGACACCGCCATCTCCAACAATTTCGCCACATTGATGCGACTGGGTTTCTTCGACGGCGACCCTAAGTCCCTACCTTACGGGAACCTTGGTCCCAAAGACGTGTGCACGCCGGCGAACCAGGAGCTGGCCCGCGACGCCGCCAGGCAAGGCATCGTCCTCCTCAAGAACTCCCCCTCTTCCCTCCCCCTCTCTCCCACCACCATCAAATCCCTAGCCGTCATCGGCCCTAACGCCAATGTCACCAAGACCATGATCGGCAACTATGAAG GGATTCCGTGTAAATACACGACTCCTTTGCAGGGCCTGACGGCGACCGTGCCGACGACGTACGTGCCGGGGTGCGCGGACGTGGCGTGCGGCAGCGCGCAGGTGGACCAGGCGAAGGCGGCTGCGTCGTCGTCGGACGCCACCGTGCTGGTGGTGGGAGCGAATCAGGCCATTGAGGCGGAGAGCCGCGACAGGACGGACCTCCTCCTTCCTGGGCAGCAGCAGCTGCTGGTTACGGAAGTGGCGAAGGCGGCCAAGGGCCCCGTGATTCTGGTGATAATGTCCGGAGGCGCATTCGATGTTACTTTCGCGAAGAACGACGTCAAGATCACCAGCATCCTTTGGGTGGGGTACCCTGGCGAAGCCGGCGGCGCCGCAATTGCCGACGTGATTTTCGGGTTTTACAATCCAG GTGGAAGATTACCCATGACATGGTACCCACAGTCGTATGCAGACAAGGTCCCGATGACGAACATGAACATGAGGCCGGACCCCGCCACCGGCTACCCCGGCCGCACCTACCGCTTCTACACCGGCGAAACCGTTTTCTCCTTCGGCGATGGCCTCAGCTACTCCCAGTTCACCCACCACCTCGCCGAGGCGCCCAAGCGGGTGTCGATCCCCTTGGCCGACGGCCACGTCTGCCGCATGTCGCGATGCAAATCCGTAGACGCCGTTGACAAGGGCTGCAGCAATCTCGCTTACGACGTTCATCTGAGGGTGAAGAACGCCGGGAGCATGAGCGGGGGCCACACGGTGTTCATGTTTTTCACGCCGCCGGCGGCGCACAAGGCGCCGCGGAAGCACCTGCTGGGATTCGAGAAGGTGTGGCTGACGCCGCGGGGGGAGGCGCTGGTTAGGTTCAAGCTGGACGTGTGCAGGGACTTAAGCGTGGTGGATGAGGAGGGCAACCGGAAAGTGTCTTTGGGGCTGCATGTGCTCCATGTGGGGAGCTTGAAGCACTCGTTGAATGTGAGGATTTGA
- the LOC131163371 gene encoding uncharacterized protein LOC131163371, which translates to MISKQGAQFLIEDFSNPYFLHHGESPGSILVSQPLNGENYYTWNRSMLTALNAKNKIGFVVETFSQPDDQADPLYILWFRCNNMMLLWILNSPTREIAASVISSSTAKEVWKNLKNRFIQDNGPNLFQLKKDLVSLAQDESYVSSYYTKLKAM; encoded by the coding sequence ATGATATCAAAGCAAGGTGCTCAGTTCTTGATTGAAGATTTTTCCAATCCATATTTCCTCCATCATGGAGAAAGTCCTGGTTCAATCTTGGTTTCTCAGCCTTTGAATGGTGAGAATTATTATACATGGAACAGATCAATGTTGACAGCTCTCAATGCCAAGAACAAAATAGGTTTTGTGGTTGAAACATTTTCTCAGCCTGACGATCAGGCTGATCCATTGTATATTTTGTGGTTTCGTTGCAACAATATGATGCTTTTGTGGATTTTGAATTCTCCCACACGAGAGATTGCTGCCAGTGTTATCAGCTCTTCAACTGCTAAAGAAGTTTggaagaatttgaaaaatagattcATACAAGATAATGGCCCTAACTTATTTCAACTCAAGAAAGATCTTGTTTCATTAGCTCAAGATGAATCTTATGTTAGTTCTTATTACACAAAGCTGAAAGCTATGTAG